The following coding sequences lie in one Streptomyces sp. NBC_00510 genomic window:
- a CDS encoding TetR family transcriptional regulator has translation MPPETLTAERILETTEEVLRRYGPAKATVVDVARALGVSHGSVYRHFRTKAALREAVTQRWLDQAHAELTAIAQDDGRPGPQRLRAWLEALFAAKRRKAGGDPELFATYMALTVEHSAVVAQHVAFMVGLLARIVRDGVTAGEFAAGDPDAAAQAVWDATVRFHDPAYAAEWFAPGIDAAFSAVNDLILRGLEA, from the coding sequence ATGCCACCCGAGACGCTGACCGCCGAACGCATCCTGGAGACCACGGAGGAGGTGCTGCGCCGTTACGGCCCGGCCAAGGCGACCGTGGTCGACGTGGCGCGCGCCCTCGGGGTCAGCCACGGCAGCGTCTACCGGCACTTCCGCACCAAGGCCGCGCTGCGGGAGGCGGTCACCCAGCGATGGCTGGACCAGGCCCACGCGGAGCTGACCGCGATAGCGCAGGACGACGGCCGCCCGGGGCCGCAGCGGCTGCGCGCCTGGCTGGAGGCGCTGTTCGCGGCCAAGCGGCGCAAGGCCGGCGGCGATCCCGAGCTGTTCGCCACGTACATGGCGCTCACCGTCGAGCACAGCGCGGTGGTCGCCCAGCACGTCGCCTTCATGGTCGGGCTCCTCGCGCGGATCGTCCGGGACGGCGTGACCGCCGGCGAGTTCGCCGCCGGTGACCCCGATGCCGCCGCGCAGGCGGTGTGGGACGCGACCGTCCGCTTCCACGACCCGGCGTACGCCGCCGAGTGGTTCGCCCCGGGCATCGACGCCGCGTTCTCCGCGGTCAACGACCTGATCCTGCGCGGCCTGGAGGCCTGA
- a CDS encoding helix-turn-helix transcriptional regulator yields MTSPSAAARSELASFLRSRRERISPEQVGLPPGRRRRTPGLRREEVAQLAAVGVTWYTWLEQAREIQISAQVADSIARALMLDPNERTHLFLLAGVPDPNPRAQCPGMSDQIREMLAKLEPLPAAVLNSRTDVIAHNRTYARLVDDLDRLPFEDRNIMWLAFTDPAWREGLPDWHETSRQLVAKYRAAMAEHLAEPAWKSLVKRLEQASPEFCELWERHEVQEPENRTKRFLNPRVGLLTFHFTHLWLGPSQGPRLVTYFPADAATRERLDRLYEIARSAPSAMPMPV; encoded by the coding sequence ATGACGTCTCCCAGCGCCGCAGCGCGGAGCGAGCTCGCTTCCTTCCTCCGCAGCCGCCGTGAACGGATCTCCCCCGAGCAGGTCGGACTCCCGCCCGGCCGCCGCCGCCGCACCCCCGGGCTGCGGCGCGAGGAGGTGGCACAGCTCGCCGCGGTAGGGGTGACCTGGTACACCTGGCTCGAGCAGGCCCGGGAGATCCAGATCTCCGCCCAGGTGGCCGACTCCATCGCCCGGGCCCTGATGCTGGACCCGAACGAGCGCACCCACCTCTTCCTGCTCGCCGGGGTGCCGGACCCCAATCCACGCGCCCAGTGCCCGGGGATGTCGGACCAGATCCGGGAGATGCTGGCGAAGCTGGAGCCGCTGCCGGCCGCGGTCCTCAACAGCCGTACCGACGTCATCGCCCACAACCGCACCTACGCGCGGCTGGTCGACGACCTCGACCGGCTCCCCTTCGAGGACCGCAACATCATGTGGCTGGCCTTCACCGACCCCGCCTGGCGCGAGGGCCTGCCGGACTGGCACGAGACCAGCCGGCAGCTGGTCGCCAAGTACCGTGCGGCGATGGCCGAGCATCTTGCGGAGCCCGCGTGGAAGTCCCTGGTCAAGCGGCTGGAGCAGGCCTCCCCGGAGTTCTGCGAGCTGTGGGAGCGGCATGAGGTGCAGGAACCGGAGAACCGCACCAAGCGCTTCCTCAACCCCCGGGTCGGTCTGCTGACCTTCCACTTCACGCATCTGTGGCTCGGTCCCAGCCAGGGCCCCCGGCTGGTCACCTACTTCCCGGCGGACGCCGCCACCCGCGAACGGCTGGACCGGCTGTACGAGATCGCCCGGTCCGCGCCGAGCGCTATGCCGATGCCGGTGTGA
- a CDS encoding aldo/keto reductase, with the protein MQNRTLGSTGPTVSALGLGAMGMSALYGDADRGESIATIHAALDAGVTLIDTGDFYGMGHNEMLIGEALRAASPADREKALISVKFGALRGPDGTWLGYDGRPQAVRNFASYSLQRLGTDHIDVYRIARVDPAVPIEETVGAIAELVQAGYVRHIGLSEVGAATLRRAAAVAPISDLQIEYSLISRGIEDEILPTARELGIGVTAYGVLSRGLISGHFTRDRQLAGNDFRAMSPRFRGENLEHNLGLVEALRKIAEQKGVTVAQTAIAWVLSRGEDIVPLVGARTRERLTEALGALDVTLDAADLAAIETAVPADAAAGERYPESQMAHLDSEQRH; encoded by the coding sequence TTGCAGAACCGCACCCTCGGTTCCACCGGCCCCACCGTCTCCGCGCTCGGCCTCGGCGCCATGGGCATGTCCGCGCTCTACGGCGACGCCGACCGCGGCGAGTCGATCGCCACGATCCACGCCGCCCTCGACGCGGGCGTCACGTTGATCGACACCGGCGACTTCTACGGCATGGGCCACAACGAGATGCTCATCGGCGAAGCCCTGCGCGCGGCCTCCCCGGCCGACCGCGAGAAGGCGCTGATCAGCGTCAAGTTCGGCGCCCTGCGCGGCCCCGACGGCACGTGGCTGGGCTACGACGGCCGCCCCCAGGCCGTCAGGAACTTCGCCTCGTACTCGCTGCAGCGCCTGGGCACCGACCACATCGACGTCTACCGCATCGCCCGGGTCGACCCCGCCGTCCCGATCGAGGAGACCGTCGGCGCCATCGCGGAGCTCGTCCAGGCCGGTTACGTGCGCCACATCGGCCTGTCCGAGGTCGGCGCCGCCACCCTGCGCCGGGCCGCGGCCGTGGCCCCGATCAGTGACCTGCAGATCGAGTACTCGCTGATCTCCCGCGGCATCGAGGACGAGATCCTGCCGACCGCCCGCGAACTGGGCATCGGCGTCACGGCGTACGGCGTGCTGTCCCGCGGTCTGATCAGCGGCCACTTCACCCGTGACCGGCAGCTGGCCGGCAACGACTTCCGCGCGATGAGCCCCCGCTTCCGGGGCGAGAACCTGGAGCACAACCTCGGTCTGGTGGAGGCGCTGCGCAAGATCGCGGAGCAGAAGGGCGTCACCGTCGCCCAGACCGCCATCGCCTGGGTGCTGTCCCGGGGCGAGGACATCGTCCCGCTGGTCGGCGCCCGCACCCGCGAGCGGCTGACCGAGGCACTGGGCGCGCTGGACGTGACCCTCGACGCGGCCGACCTGGCGGCGATCGAGACCGCGGTCCCGGCCGACGCGGCCGCGGGCGAGCGTTACCCGGAGTCCCAGATGGCGCACCTGGACAGTGAGCAGCGGCACTGA
- the dusB gene encoding tRNA dihydrouridine synthase DusB gives MTADATAPALRIGPHTVWPPVVLAPMAGITNAPFRTLCREFSGGKGLFVSEMITTRALVERNDKTMQLIHFDGTEKPRSIQLYGVDPVTVGKAVRMIVDEDLADHIDLNFGCPVPKVTRKGGGSALPYKRNLLRSILREAVGNAGDLPVTIKMRKGIDDDHTTYLDAGRIAVEEGVTAVALHGRTAAQHYGGTADWEAIARLKEHVPEIPVLGNGDIWSAADAVRMMRETGCDGVVVGRGCLGRPWLFGDLVAAFEGGGAPAAPTLREVAGVMRRHAGLLGEWLGDEGRGVIDFRKHVAWYTKGFSVGSEMRRKLAMTSSLAELDAHLADLDLDQEWPDGAEGPRGRTAGSKRVVLPDGWLEDPYDCSVVVGADAELDTSGG, from the coding sequence ATGACTGCTGACGCCACCGCTCCCGCACTCCGCATCGGCCCGCACACCGTGTGGCCCCCGGTGGTGCTGGCACCGATGGCGGGGATCACCAACGCGCCGTTCCGCACGCTGTGCCGCGAGTTCTCCGGCGGCAAGGGGCTCTTCGTCTCGGAGATGATCACCACCCGTGCCCTCGTCGAGCGCAACGACAAGACGATGCAGCTGATCCACTTCGACGGCACCGAGAAGCCCCGTTCGATCCAGCTGTACGGGGTGGACCCGGTCACCGTCGGCAAGGCGGTCCGGATGATCGTCGACGAGGACCTCGCCGACCACATCGACCTGAACTTCGGCTGCCCGGTCCCGAAGGTGACCCGCAAGGGCGGCGGCTCGGCCCTGCCCTACAAGCGCAACCTGCTCCGCTCGATCCTGCGCGAGGCGGTCGGCAACGCGGGCGACCTGCCGGTCACCATCAAGATGCGCAAGGGCATCGACGACGACCACACCACCTACCTGGACGCCGGCCGGATCGCGGTCGAGGAGGGTGTCACCGCCGTCGCGCTGCACGGCAGGACCGCCGCCCAGCACTACGGCGGCACGGCCGACTGGGAGGCGATCGCCCGCCTCAAGGAGCACGTCCCGGAGATCCCGGTGCTGGGCAACGGCGACATCTGGAGCGCCGCGGACGCCGTCCGGATGATGCGGGAGACGGGTTGCGACGGTGTCGTCGTCGGCCGCGGCTGCCTCGGCCGCCCGTGGCTCTTCGGCGACCTCGTGGCCGCCTTCGAGGGCGGCGGCGCCCCCGCCGCCCCGACGCTGCGCGAGGTCGCCGGCGTCATGCGGCGGCACGCCGGGCTGCTGGGGGAGTGGTTGGGCGACGAGGGGCGCGGCGTCATCGACTTCCGCAAGCACGTCGCCTGGTACACCAAGGGCTTCTCGGTCGGCTCGGAGATGCGCCGCAAGCTCGCGATGACCTCCTCCCTCGCCGAGCTCGACGCCCACCTCGCCGACCTCGACCTGGACCAGGAATGGCCGGATGGCGCCGAGGGACCGCGCGGCCGGACGGCCGGGAGCAAGCGCGTGGTGCTCCCGGACGGCTGGCTGGAGGACCCGTACGACTGCTCGGTGGTCGTCGGCGCCGACGCCGAGCTGGACACTTCGGGCGGCTGA
- a CDS encoding zinc ABC transporter substrate-binding protein, which yields MNIGRALVPLAAVAGLVALSACSTAGGGGADGRVKVTASFYPMQFLAEQIGGGHVDVTGLTKPGTEPHDLELTPRQTGELGESDVIVYLKGLQPAVDDAIAQSGVANTVDAAALTPLEDHGTEVDGHDHSTGDNHTGHEDQEDAGADPHIWLDPVRYAQVAEGVGKALAKADPDHEATYEKNTAALVKKLDALNTDFQDGLENRTSDTFITTHAAFGYLAERYGLVEEAISGIDPESEPSAARMKTLHTLAEDKGVSTVFFETLASDRTAKTLAGDLGLKTAVLDPIEGITDKSAGRDYFEVQHSNLQALRTALGAK from the coding sequence ATGAACATAGGTCGCGCTCTGGTCCCCCTCGCCGCCGTCGCCGGGCTGGTCGCCCTCTCCGCCTGTTCCACCGCGGGCGGGGGCGGGGCGGACGGCAGGGTCAAGGTCACGGCCTCCTTCTACCCGATGCAGTTCCTGGCCGAGCAGATCGGCGGCGGGCACGTCGACGTGACCGGACTGACCAAGCCGGGGACCGAACCGCACGACCTGGAGCTCACCCCCCGGCAGACCGGCGAGCTGGGCGAGTCGGACGTCATCGTCTATCTCAAGGGCCTGCAGCCCGCCGTCGACGACGCGATAGCGCAGTCCGGCGTGGCGAACACCGTCGACGCCGCCGCGCTGACCCCGCTGGAGGACCACGGCACCGAGGTCGACGGCCACGACCACAGCACCGGGGACAACCACACCGGGCACGAGGACCAGGAGGACGCGGGCGCCGACCCGCACATCTGGCTCGACCCGGTCCGCTACGCCCAGGTCGCCGAAGGCGTCGGCAAGGCCCTCGCCAAGGCCGACCCGGACCACGAGGCGACCTACGAGAAGAACACCGCCGCGCTGGTGAAGAAGCTCGACGCGCTGAACACCGACTTCCAGGACGGGCTGGAGAACCGCACCTCGGACACCTTCATCACCACCCACGCGGCCTTCGGCTACCTCGCCGAGCGCTACGGGCTGGTCGAGGAGGCGATCAGCGGCATCGACCCGGAGTCCGAGCCCAGCGCCGCCCGGATGAAGACGCTGCACACCCTCGCCGAGGACAAGGGCGTCAGCACCGTATTCTTCGAGACGCTCGCCAGCGACCGGACCGCCAAGACCCTCGCGGGCGACCTCGGCCTGAAGACCGCGGTGCTCGACCCCATCGAGGGCATCACCGACAAGTCCGCGGGCCGCGACTACTTCGAGGTCCAGCACAGCAACCTTCAGGCCCTGCGCACGGCGCTCGGCGCGAAGTGA
- a CDS encoding MFS transporter, which produces MPELSRRRRLLVLAVCCMSLLIVSLDNTILNVALPAMRRDLHTSISGLQWTIDAYTLVLASLLMLSGSTADRIGRRRIFRVGLVIFTVASGLCSIAPSLEWLVVFRMLQAVGGSMLNPVAMSIITNVFTDPRERARAIGAWGGVVGISMAAGPIIGGALVESVGWRSVFWINLPIGLLALVLTALYVPESRAPRPRRIDPVGQLMVIALLGSLTYAIIEAPAAGWGSPVIVGCLVLALCSAVALVPYERRRREPLIDPRFFRSAPFSGATVIAVSAFAALAGFLFLNTLYLQDQRGMSALDAGLHLLPMAAMALVCAPLSGRMVGSRGPRLPLLLAGLATTASGVMFAALDATASDAKLFTAYVLFGIGFGFVNAPITNTAVSGMPRTQAGVAAAVASTSRQVGQSLGVAVIGAALAAGLDLTAWWIITGCGVAILALGWLTSGHWAAATAERAAKRLGADAAREPVGAR; this is translated from the coding sequence ATGCCCGAGCTGAGCCGGCGCAGACGTCTGCTGGTGCTGGCCGTCTGCTGCATGAGCCTGCTGATCGTCAGCCTCGACAACACCATCCTCAACGTCGCGCTGCCCGCCATGCGCCGGGACCTGCACACCTCCATCTCCGGACTGCAGTGGACCATCGACGCCTACACGCTCGTGCTGGCCTCGCTGCTCATGCTCTCCGGCTCGACCGCCGACCGGATCGGCCGCCGACGGATCTTCCGCGTCGGCCTGGTGATCTTCACCGTGGCCTCCGGGCTCTGCAGCATCGCCCCCAGCCTGGAATGGCTGGTGGTCTTCCGCATGCTGCAGGCGGTCGGCGGCTCGATGCTCAACCCCGTCGCGATGTCGATCATCACCAACGTCTTCACCGATCCGCGCGAGCGCGCGCGGGCGATCGGGGCGTGGGGCGGCGTCGTCGGCATCAGCATGGCCGCCGGGCCGATCATCGGCGGCGCGCTGGTGGAGTCGGTCGGCTGGCGCTCGGTGTTCTGGATCAACCTGCCCATCGGCCTGCTCGCCCTGGTGCTCACCGCGCTGTACGTGCCCGAGTCCCGTGCCCCCCGGCCACGCCGGATCGACCCGGTCGGGCAGCTGATGGTCATCGCGCTGCTCGGCTCGCTGACGTACGCCATCATCGAGGCGCCCGCGGCGGGCTGGGGCTCCCCGGTCATCGTCGGCTGCCTCGTGCTCGCCCTGTGCTCCGCGGTGGCCCTGGTCCCGTACGAACGGCGGCGCAGGGAACCGCTGATCGATCCGCGCTTCTTCCGCAGCGCACCCTTCAGCGGGGCGACGGTGATAGCGGTGAGCGCCTTCGCGGCCCTCGCCGGCTTCCTCTTCCTCAACACCCTGTACCTCCAGGACCAGCGCGGCATGTCCGCCCTGGACGCCGGTCTGCACCTGCTGCCGATGGCGGCCATGGCCCTGGTCTGCGCCCCGCTGTCCGGGCGCATGGTCGGCAGCCGCGGCCCGCGCCTGCCGCTGCTGCTGGCGGGCCTGGCCACCACGGCGAGCGGAGTGATGTTCGCCGCGCTGGACGCGACCGCCTCGGACGCGAAGCTGTTCACCGCGTACGTCCTGTTCGGCATCGGCTTCGGCTTCGTCAACGCCCCGATCACCAACACCGCCGTCTCCGGCATGCCGCGGACCCAGGCCGGGGTCGCCGCGGCGGTGGCCTCCACCAGCCGGCAGGTCGGGCAGTCCCTGGGCGTGGCCGTCATCGGCGCCGCGCTCGCCGCCGGACTCGACCTCACGGCGTGGTGGATCATCACGGGCTGCGGTGTGGCGATCCTGGCGCTGGGGTGGCTGACCTCGGGCCACTGGGCGGCGGCAACCGCGGAACGCGCCGCGAAGCGGCTCGGCGCGGACGCCGCCCGCGAGCCGGTGGGCGCCCGGTGA
- a CDS encoding NADAR family protein, translating into MTTQITEPRDARSRAALTALTARGVRPKYLFFWGHQPQRDGSVGAGCLSQWWPSEFTVDGIGYATAEHWMMAGKARLFDDDRTLAGILAAPHPHAAKTLGRQVRGFDNATWERHREELVVAGNVAKFGQDPALRDYLLGTGSRVLVEASPVDRIWGIGLAADDEHAADPDRWRGLNLLGFALMEARQRLLTPASA; encoded by the coding sequence ATGACGACGCAGATCACCGAGCCCCGCGACGCCCGTTCCCGGGCTGCGCTGACGGCACTGACCGCGCGTGGCGTCCGGCCGAAGTACCTGTTCTTCTGGGGCCATCAGCCGCAGCGCGACGGCAGCGTGGGCGCGGGCTGCCTGAGCCAGTGGTGGCCCTCGGAATTCACCGTCGACGGCATCGGCTACGCCACGGCGGAGCACTGGATGATGGCCGGCAAGGCCCGGCTCTTCGACGACGACCGGACCCTCGCCGGGATCCTCGCCGCCCCGCACCCGCACGCCGCGAAGACACTGGGACGGCAGGTGCGCGGCTTCGACAACGCGACCTGGGAGCGGCACCGCGAGGAACTGGTCGTGGCGGGCAACGTCGCCAAGTTCGGCCAGGACCCGGCCCTGCGGGACTACCTGCTGGGCACCGGCTCGCGCGTGCTGGTGGAGGCCAGCCCCGTGGACCGGATATGGGGCATCGGCCTGGCCGCCGACGACGAGCACGCCGCCGATCCCGACCGGTGGCGTGGCCTGAACCTGCTGGGCTTCGCCCTCATGGAGGCGCGGCAGCGGCTGCTCACACCGGCATCGGCATAG
- a CDS encoding glycine--tRNA ligase, producing the protein MAADKIDTIVSLSKRRGFVFPCSEIYGGQKAAWDYGPLGVELKENIKRQWWRAMVTSREDVVGLDSSVILAREVWEASGHVATFTDPLTECTSCHKRYRADHLEEAYEAKHGHLPANGLTDLNCPNCGNKGTFTEPKQFSGLLSTHLGPTQDSGAVAYLRPETAQGIFTNFSQVQTTSRRKPPFGIAQTGKSFRNEITPGNFIFRTREFEQMEMEFFVKPGEDETWHEYWMQQRWDWYRGLGMREENMRWYEHAKEKLSHYSKRTVDIEYRFNFGGTEYSELEGIANRTDYDLKAHSQASGQDLSYFDQEAGERYFPYVIEPAAGLNRAMLAFMLDAYNEDEAPNAKGVMEKRTVMRLDPRLAPVKVAVLPLSRNPQLSPKAKGLAADLRRHWNIEFDDAGAIGRRYRRQDEIGTPFCVTVDFDTLEDNAVTVRERDTMKQERVSLDQVEAYLGGRLLGC; encoded by the coding sequence GTGGCCGCCGACAAGATCGACACCATCGTCAGCCTGAGCAAGCGCCGTGGCTTCGTTTTCCCCTGCAGCGAGATCTACGGCGGCCAGAAGGCCGCCTGGGACTACGGGCCGCTGGGCGTCGAACTGAAGGAGAACATCAAGCGCCAGTGGTGGCGCGCGATGGTCACCTCCCGGGAGGACGTGGTCGGCCTCGACTCCTCGGTGATCCTGGCCCGCGAGGTCTGGGAGGCCTCCGGTCACGTCGCCACGTTCACCGACCCGCTCACCGAGTGCACCTCCTGTCACAAGCGCTACCGCGCCGACCACCTGGAGGAGGCGTACGAGGCCAAGCACGGCCACCTGCCGGCCAACGGCCTGACCGACCTCAACTGCCCCAACTGCGGCAACAAGGGCACCTTCACCGAGCCCAAGCAGTTCTCCGGGCTGCTGTCCACCCACCTGGGCCCGACCCAGGACTCGGGCGCCGTGGCCTACCTGCGCCCGGAGACGGCACAGGGCATCTTCACCAACTTCTCCCAGGTGCAGACGACCTCGCGCCGCAAGCCGCCGTTCGGCATCGCCCAGACCGGCAAGTCCTTCCGCAACGAGATCACGCCCGGCAACTTCATCTTCCGGACCCGCGAGTTCGAGCAGATGGAGATGGAGTTCTTCGTCAAGCCGGGCGAGGACGAGACCTGGCACGAGTACTGGATGCAGCAGCGCTGGGACTGGTACCGGGGCCTCGGCATGCGCGAGGAGAACATGCGCTGGTACGAGCACGCCAAGGAGAAGCTGTCCCACTACTCGAAGCGCACCGTCGACATCGAGTACCGCTTCAACTTCGGCGGCACCGAGTACTCCGAGCTCGAGGGCATCGCCAACCGCACGGACTACGACCTCAAGGCCCACAGCCAGGCCAGCGGCCAGGACCTGTCGTACTTCGACCAGGAGGCCGGTGAGCGCTACTTCCCGTACGTCATCGAGCCCGCGGCGGGTCTCAACCGCGCCATGCTCGCCTTCATGCTCGACGCGTACAACGAGGACGAGGCCCCGAACGCCAAGGGCGTGATGGAGAAGCGCACCGTCATGCGCCTCGACCCGCGCCTGGCGCCGGTCAAGGTCGCCGTCCTGCCGCTGTCGCGCAACCCGCAGCTCTCGCCGAAGGCCAAGGGCCTCGCGGCCGACCTGCGCCGCCACTGGAACATCGAGTTCGACGACGCCGGCGCCATCGGCCGCCGCTACCGCCGTCAGGACGAGATCGGCACCCCGTTCTGCGTGACCGTCGACTTCGACACCCTCGAGGACAACGCGGTCACCGTGCGCGAGCGCGACACCATGAAGCAGGAGCGCGTCTCGCTGGACCAGGTCGAGGCCTACCTCGGCGGCCGGCTGCTCGGCTGCTAG
- a CDS encoding MarR family transcriptional regulator → MNEATATRVWRDLRTLVLERNERRREVADALGMSFFRVKALRRIAAAPVTPGDLAADLMTDRPYVTLVVDDLVRRGLVERTPHPRDRRRKLLSVTPEGAAAAQEADRILGTPPSGLVELDTEELAALDRVVTKLLGSAPG, encoded by the coding sequence GTGAACGAGGCCACGGCCACCCGGGTGTGGCGCGACCTGCGCACGCTCGTCCTCGAACGCAACGAACGGCGCCGCGAGGTCGCCGACGCCCTCGGCATGAGCTTCTTCCGCGTCAAGGCGCTGCGCCGGATCGCGGCGGCCCCCGTGACGCCGGGCGACCTCGCCGCCGACCTCATGACGGACCGCCCGTACGTCACGCTGGTCGTCGACGACCTCGTCCGGCGCGGGCTGGTGGAACGCACACCGCACCCGCGCGACCGGCGCCGCAAGCTCCTGAGCGTCACACCCGAGGGCGCCGCGGCGGCGCAGGAGGCCGACCGCATCCTGGGCACTCCCCCATCGGGCCTGGTGGAGCTGGACACGGAGGAACTCGCGGCGCTGGACCGGGTGGTGACCAAGCTGCTGGGGTCGGCCCCGGGGTGA
- a CDS encoding MFS transporter produces MGLFTVLLGAALPLIDFFIVNVALPAIETDLDAGAAVLELVVAGYGVAYAVLLVLGGRLGDSFGRRRLFLAGMAAFGLTSLACGLAPDAWVLVGARVAQGGAAALMLPQVLATIHSATAGHRRAKALSLYGATAGLSMVAGQILGGVLVAADIAGTGWRAVFLVNVPVAAAGLLLAVRSVPETRSDRPAPVDRPGTLLLAVSLVTLLVPLTEGRAAGWPAWTWVSLAVFPFAALAFFLVERRADRAGRIPLVPPSLFALTGMRRALPLLVPFSIGFGGFMFVIAVALQQGLRYGPVEAGTTLVPMAVAFFLASLAGPRLVGRYGGRVVTAGGVLQGVGVTVLALTVARSWEPGMTAWALLPGVAIAGLGQGLQLPVLFRLVLADVPAERAGVGSGVMVTTQQSALALGVATLGTLFLALVPSHGTREALVTVLVVQLAAVVVTALASLRLPRQVA; encoded by the coding sequence CTGGGCCTGTTCACCGTGCTGCTGGGCGCGGCACTGCCGCTCATCGACTTCTTCATCGTCAACGTCGCCCTGCCCGCCATCGAGACCGACCTCGACGCGGGGGCCGCCGTGCTGGAGCTGGTCGTGGCCGGCTACGGCGTGGCGTACGCCGTGCTGCTGGTGCTCGGCGGCCGGCTCGGCGACTCCTTCGGCCGCCGCCGGCTCTTCCTCGCCGGCATGGCGGCCTTCGGCCTGACCTCGCTCGCCTGCGGCCTGGCGCCCGACGCCTGGGTGCTGGTGGGCGCCCGGGTCGCGCAGGGCGGGGCGGCCGCGCTGATGCTGCCCCAGGTACTGGCCACCATCCACTCCGCGACCGCCGGCCACCGCAGGGCCAAGGCGCTGAGCCTGTACGGCGCGACCGCGGGCCTGTCCATGGTCGCGGGCCAGATCCTCGGCGGCGTCCTGGTCGCCGCGGACATCGCGGGCACCGGCTGGCGCGCGGTCTTCCTGGTCAACGTGCCGGTCGCGGCGGCCGGGCTGCTGCTCGCGGTGCGCTCGGTGCCGGAGACCCGCTCCGACCGCCCCGCGCCGGTCGACCGGCCGGGCACCCTGCTGCTGGCGGTGTCGCTGGTGACCCTGCTGGTTCCGCTGACCGAGGGCCGGGCGGCCGGCTGGCCGGCGTGGACGTGGGTGTCGCTGGCCGTCTTCCCGTTCGCGGCCCTGGCGTTCTTCCTGGTCGAGCGGCGGGCCGACCGGGCCGGGCGGATCCCGCTCGTGCCGCCGAGCCTGTTCGCGCTCACCGGGATGCGGCGGGCGCTGCCGCTGCTGGTGCCGTTCTCCATCGGCTTCGGCGGCTTCATGTTCGTGATCGCGGTCGCCCTGCAGCAGGGCCTGCGGTACGGACCGGTGGAGGCGGGCACCACGCTCGTGCCGATGGCCGTGGCGTTCTTCCTGGCCTCGCTGGCCGGGCCACGCCTGGTGGGCCGGTACGGCGGGCGCGTGGTCACCGCGGGAGGTGTCCTGCAGGGCGTCGGCGTCACGGTGCTGGCGCTGACCGTGGCCCGCAGCTGGGAACCCGGGATGACGGCGTGGGCCCTGCTGCCGGGTGTGGCGATCGCCGGCCTCGGCCAGGGGCTGCAACTGCCGGTGCTGTTCCGGCTGGTGCTCGCGGACGTACCGGCCGAGCGGGCCGGCGTGGGCAGCGGGGTCATGGTCACCACCCAGCAGTCGGCGCTGGCCCTGGGCGTGGCCACCCTCGGCACGCTCTTCCTCGCCCTGGTCCCCTCGCACGGGACGCGGGAGGCACTGGTCACGGTGCTGGTCGTGCAGCTCGCGGCGGTGGTCGTGACGGCGCTCGCCAGCCTGCGGCTGCCGCGCCAGGTGGCCTGA